A genome region from Archaeoglobus fulgidus DSM 4304 includes the following:
- a CDS encoding ABC transporter ATP-binding protein has protein sequence MNILEISNLSVRFGDFYAVKGLTLNVRRGEILGLLGPNGSGKTTTIRAIFGMVPYEGEIRNYATSVGWMPQNSPLYLNLSVEENLRFFASLYGIEDERRVEEMLKLVQLERYRKRLVKNLSGGMRQRAMLACAMLHDPELLVLDEPTAGVDPPLRVSFWEQFEKLREEGKTILVTTHYMDEAERCERLVLIRNGSKIAEGTPEEIKRRACGDRLLLEVDDALAASRILSDYRSWINGKVVVEVDDAASEAPKIIEMLSRAGVKVFRVEIRRCTLEEAFMRLMEHA, from the coding sequence ATGAACATCCTCGAAATCTCAAACCTCAGCGTCAGGTTCGGGGACTTTTACGCCGTCAAGGGATTGACTCTCAACGTCAGAAGGGGCGAGATTCTGGGACTGCTGGGACCAAATGGGAGCGGTAAAACAACCACCATCAGGGCGATTTTCGGGATGGTGCCCTACGAAGGCGAAATAAGGAATTACGCCACCTCAGTAGGCTGGATGCCCCAGAACTCTCCCCTCTACCTCAATCTCTCGGTTGAGGAGAACCTCAGGTTCTTCGCATCCCTTTACGGAATTGAGGACGAGAGGAGAGTAGAGGAGATGCTGAAGCTCGTTCAGCTTGAGAGGTATCGCAAAAGGCTTGTCAAGAACCTGAGCGGCGGGATGAGGCAGCGAGCCATGCTTGCATGCGCTATGCTCCACGACCCCGAGCTGCTCGTTCTCGACGAGCCAACTGCGGGAGTTGACCCACCATTGAGGGTAAGCTTCTGGGAGCAGTTTGAGAAGCTCAGGGAGGAGGGAAAGACGATCCTCGTAACAACGCACTACATGGACGAGGCTGAGAGGTGCGAGAGGCTGGTTCTGATAAGAAACGGCTCGAAAATTGCCGAAGGGACGCCTGAGGAGATAAAGAGGAGAGCTTGTGGTGACAGGCTGCTTCTTGAGGTTGACGATGCCCTTGCCGCATCCAGAATACTGTCAGATTACCGTTCGTGGATAAACGGGAAGGTTGTTGTTGAGGTGGATGATGCGGCTTCAGAGGCTCCGAAAATCATCGAGATGCTTAGCAGGGCTGGAGTTAAGGTTTTCAGGGTAGAAATAAGGCGGTGCACCCTCGAAGAGGCTTTTATGAGGTTGATGGAGCATGCTTGA
- a CDS encoding ATP-dependent nuclease — protein sequence MIKKLIIKNYRSIERLDVELSMLNALIGPNSSGKTNILRALDLIVGTTYPSVRSFDESDFYLHDTSRTILIEVRFRDPIQYTRYQTYHIYGFRLTFDGKDMNYVAIDDNGNSLEYRQGREIKVNSDMREVVSMMYLPLDRQAYQQITPSQWKIYGKLLRHIASQIPDPDKQNFKTGVENTFTQHIFTHVQQAEDLLKKYVKEQTGLELSLRLSIIDPTSVLKNVRPRIILPTGFEADVENEGAGVQSAVGNSHSKNLCSNCTTTVNISNRRTRTLLTPPWQTLL from the coding sequence ATGATAAAAAAACTTATTATAAAAAACTATAGATCCATCGAAAGATTGGATGTTGAACTTTCTATGTTAAATGCTTTGATAGGTCCTAACAGTTCTGGGAAAACAAATATTTTAAGGGCATTAGATCTTATAGTGGGGACAACCTATCCGTCCGTTCGTTCTTTTGATGAATCTGATTTTTACTTACACGATACATCACGAACAATTCTTATTGAAGTTAGATTTAGAGATCCCATACAGTATACGCGGTACCAAACTTATCATATCTATGGCTTTAGACTCACCTTTGACGGAAAGGACATGAATTATGTGGCAATCGATGACAATGGAAACTCATTGGAGTATAGGCAAGGGAGGGAAATTAAAGTAAATAGCGACATGAGAGAAGTAGTAAGCATGATGTATTTGCCCTTAGATAGACAAGCATATCAGCAAATCACACCTTCTCAGTGGAAAATTTATGGAAAACTTTTAAGGCATATCGCATCCCAGATACCAGATCCAGATAAACAAAATTTTAAAACTGGAGTTGAAAATACCTTTACACAGCATATTTTTACTCATGTCCAACAGGCGGAGGATTTGCTAAAAAAATATGTCAAAGAGCAAACCGGATTAGAACTTAGCTTAAGACTTTCTATTATCGACCCAACATCGGTGCTTAAGAATGTCAGGCCTCGGATAATATTACCTACAGGTTTTGAAGCAGATGTAGAAAACGAAGGTGCAGGTGTTCAAAGCGCTGTGGGCAATAGCCATAGCAAGAACTTATGCTCAAATTGTACAACAACCGTTAATATTAGCAATAGAAGAACCAGAACTTTACTTACACCCCCATGGCAGACACTTCTATAA
- a CDS encoding ATP-dependent nuclease — protein MLVKKENGGTKVYTCRNSITDIDAIKTASKFDEEINEVFFANKVILVEGPEDKIACKLALEKLGLELDKHNISIIDCGGNTGIKPMVEILLAFNIDVYVLMDEDPGNQSTQQLISRIRNLIGDKLFLQSPNLEGIFNFDQIRRDHGIQRNKFSKEIALKVLPTWFESNSVPPVYESLKNIIGVTNENG, from the coding sequence TTGCTCGTAAAAAAAGAGAATGGTGGAACAAAAGTTTATACTTGTAGAAATTCCATAACGGATATCGACGCTATAAAGACAGCGTCAAAATTTGACGAGGAAATAAATGAAGTATTTTTTGCTAATAAAGTTATTCTCGTAGAAGGTCCTGAAGACAAAATAGCTTGTAAGCTAGCGCTGGAAAAACTTGGACTAGAACTGGACAAACATAACATCTCTATAATAGATTGTGGAGGGAATACGGGAATAAAACCTATGGTAGAAATTCTACTAGCGTTTAATATTGATGTTTATGTTCTGATGGATGAAGATCCTGGCAATCAGTCAACGCAACAACTGATAAGTCGTATTAGAAATTTAATTGGAGATAAACTGTTTTTACAAAGTCCAAATTTAGAAGGAATTTTTAATTTTGACCAAATAAGACGAGATCATGGAATACAGAGAAATAAGTTTTCCAAGGAAATAGCTCTTAAAGTTCTTCCAACTTGGTTTGAATCAAACTCTGTTCCCCCAGTTTATGAGAGTTTGAAAAATATAATAGGTGTAACTAATGAAAATGGATGA
- a CDS encoding TrmB family transcriptional regulator translates to MNQLLKTLRDFGLSSYEASAYVALVSSGETTAREVSRKAGIPRTKVYEVLNRLVEKGFAEVQPGSPAIFRAIEPAKIAARMQRDFNERLGKMLKAFEELKMDEKSESKLVWISRGRWAVENRLREFLRENDKVMVFCITENFASVLSEVRGEHRVLLYQKFRVPENIREFRVLDLGRIKKAKDGFVARFAEIIEGTEAGKPEILIISEGSSILALSHGEEYLALSIHLPLIVALQKRMFDTLYESYC, encoded by the coding sequence ATGAACCAACTTTTAAAAACGCTGAGGGATTTCGGCCTCTCAAGCTACGAAGCCTCCGCCTACGTAGCCCTCGTTTCCTCTGGAGAAACCACGGCAAGAGAGGTTAGCAGGAAAGCGGGGATTCCAAGGACTAAGGTTTACGAGGTGCTGAACAGGCTTGTAGAGAAGGGATTTGCCGAAGTCCAGCCGGGCAGTCCAGCAATTTTCAGGGCCATTGAGCCTGCCAAGATAGCTGCGAGGATGCAAAGGGACTTCAACGAAAGGCTCGGCAAAATGCTGAAGGCCTTCGAGGAGCTGAAAATGGATGAAAAAAGCGAATCAAAGCTCGTCTGGATATCGAGGGGCAGGTGGGCGGTGGAGAATAGGCTGAGGGAGTTTCTTAGGGAGAATGACAAAGTGATGGTGTTCTGCATCACCGAGAACTTTGCGAGCGTTCTTAGTGAGGTTAGGGGAGAGCACAGAGTTCTTCTCTACCAGAAGTTCAGGGTGCCGGAAAACATCAGGGAGTTCAGGGTTCTGGATTTGGGCAGGATAAAGAAAGCTAAGGACGGCTTTGTTGCCAGATTCGCCGAAATCATCGAGGGGACAGAAGCCGGGAAGCCTGAGATTCTGATAATCTCGGAAGGGAGCTCAATACTTGCACTTTCCCATGGAGAGGAGTATCTGGCTCTCTCAATACACCTCCCGCTCATCGTAGCTTTGCAGAAAAGAATGTTCGATACGCTCTACGAGAGCTACTGCTGA
- a CDS encoding ATP-binding protein: MAIIVLETCNGCKVCEEVCPFHVFEVIDGFAVAVNSDECIECCACVEACPESAIIVSGCG, from the coding sequence ATGGCAATAATCGTGCTGGAAACATGCAATGGATGCAAGGTATGCGAGGAAGTCTGCCCCTTCCACGTTTTTGAAGTTATTGACGGCTTTGCGGTTGCTGTTAACAGCGATGAGTGCATTGAGTGCTGCGCATGCGTTGAGGCGTGTCCTGAGAGTGCAATTATCGTAAGCGGTTGTGGGTAG
- a CDS encoding rhomboid family intramembrane serine protease gives MLRVARCDVCGEEVTIPFKCKYCGGTFCAEHRLPENHDCDGLDEYWNVPVNVKRRLSPQPARRSRNIGLMKYGANNTVLIICTILFFISIVAPYEMVEIFALHPRLDVLLAMPWQLITSMFLHVEFWHFFVNMFVLLFFGTELERRLGDRKYLEIFFVSGLAGNVGYIAYSYAVGSFAPALGASAAIFGVMGCLAIIAPEIRIIIFPIPIPINIRTALLLFAAYDFWMMVASYMGLFYTNVANIAHLAGLAVGLYYGKRLGRRKVRYDFYF, from the coding sequence ATGCTGAGAGTGGCAAGATGTGATGTTTGCGGTGAGGAGGTTACAATCCCCTTCAAATGTAAGTACTGCGGCGGAACCTTCTGCGCAGAGCACAGGCTGCCCGAGAACCACGATTGCGACGGGCTGGATGAATACTGGAATGTTCCCGTTAATGTTAAGCGGAGGTTGAGCCCCCAGCCTGCAAGAAGGAGCAGGAACATTGGATTGATGAAGTATGGGGCAAACAACACCGTCCTCATAATCTGCACGATTCTCTTCTTCATCTCAATCGTTGCTCCCTACGAGATGGTTGAGATTTTCGCCCTCCATCCCCGACTTGATGTTCTGCTAGCTATGCCCTGGCAGCTTATCACCAGCATGTTCCTCCACGTGGAGTTCTGGCACTTCTTCGTCAACATGTTCGTCCTGCTTTTCTTCGGAACTGAGCTTGAGAGGAGGCTTGGTGACAGAAAGTACCTCGAAATTTTCTTTGTCTCAGGCCTTGCGGGGAATGTAGGATACATAGCCTACTCCTACGCTGTTGGAAGCTTTGCCCCAGCTCTCGGAGCATCTGCAGCGATTTTCGGTGTAATGGGCTGCCTTGCCATAATTGCCCCCGAAATCAGGATAATAATCTTCCCGATTCCGATTCCCATCAACATAAGAACCGCCCTCCTGCTTTTCGCCGCCTACGACTTCTGGATGATGGTTGCCAGCTATATGGGGCTTTTCTACACCAATGTCGCCAACATAGCCCACCTTGCGGGGCTGGCTGTGGGCCTCTACTACGGGAAAAGGCTCGGAAGGAGAAAGGTGAGGTATGACTTCTACTTCTAA
- a CDS encoding archaeosine biosynthesis radical SAM protein RaSEA, with protein MTSTSKPIVWKEKERLDGEIVGCLTAILRTRGCRWDRCYMCGYTSDAYPASEEELIQQVDYVFEQLEDESVLKIFTSGSFFDDAEVPPKVRGYLLEKFQQRGLKKLIVESRPEYITDERIEPFKGVNLEVGIGLETASDRVRELCINKGFSFEDFKDAATKLRNYGFRVKCYLLLKPPFLSESEAIDDAIKSIVAAKPYADVFSLNLTNVQKGTLVERFWRAKLYRPPWLWSAVEVLREATAIGVEILSDPVAAGKQRGPHNCGKCDAEVAAAIREFSLTQDTSKLEGLHCECIEKWKKAVELEKYSRAPLF; from the coding sequence ATGACTTCTACTTCTAAGCCCATTGTCTGGAAGGAAAAGGAGAGGCTGGATGGAGAAATTGTTGGCTGCCTTACGGCCATTTTAAGGACGAGAGGATGCAGGTGGGATCGCTGTTATATGTGCGGCTACACCAGCGACGCTTATCCGGCAAGCGAGGAAGAGCTTATACAGCAGGTTGATTACGTTTTTGAGCAGCTTGAGGATGAGAGTGTGCTGAAAATCTTCACCTCTGGCAGCTTTTTCGATGATGCTGAAGTCCCGCCCAAGGTTAGGGGCTATCTCCTTGAGAAATTCCAGCAGCGTGGCCTCAAAAAGCTGATTGTTGAGAGCAGGCCCGAATACATCACTGATGAGCGGATTGAGCCCTTTAAAGGCGTAAATCTGGAGGTTGGCATTGGACTTGAGACTGCAAGCGACAGAGTAAGGGAGCTTTGCATAAACAAGGGATTCAGCTTTGAGGATTTCAAGGATGCTGCCACCAAGCTTAGAAATTACGGTTTCAGAGTCAAGTGCTACCTCCTTCTCAAGCCACCATTTCTCTCGGAGAGCGAGGCGATTGATGACGCAATCAAATCCATCGTTGCAGCCAAACCCTACGCCGACGTTTTCTCCCTCAACCTAACCAACGTTCAGAAGGGCACTCTGGTGGAGAGGTTCTGGAGGGCGAAGCTCTACCGCCCGCCATGGCTTTGGAGTGCGGTGGAGGTGCTGAGGGAGGCAACGGCGATTGGCGTTGAGATTTTGAGCGATCCTGTAGCTGCGGGAAAGCAGCGAGGCCCGCACAACTGCGGGAAGTGTGACGCTGAAGTTGCTGCAGCCATCAGGGAGTTTTCGCTCACTCAGGATACGTCTAAGCTTGAAGGTCTTCACTGCGAATGCATTGAAAAATGGAAGAAGGCCGTGGAGCTTGAAAAATACTCCAGAGCTCCCCTTTTTTAG
- the ilvD gene encoding dihydroxy-acid dehydratase, translating to MRSDEVKKGIDRVAHRALLKALGVTDDEMDKPFIGVANAYNTIVPGHMTLDKLTQAVKEGVYAAGGVPFEFGIIGICDGIAMGHEGMCFSLPSRELVADTIEAMVEAHRFDGLVVVASCDKIIPGMLMAMLRLNIPAIAVTGGPMPYERVGGEKVSIKDAFEAAGMYKAGKLDDAGLKLYEDYCAPYCGSCQGLYTANSMQILTETLGLSLPYCSTSPCPSSRKLRIAKQSGKRVVELVMQNIKPLDFVNERSFENAITMDMLVGGSTNTVLHLPAIAKEAGIRLSLDLFDEISRRTPHIVSIDPASKEMVVDLDESGGVPMLIKKARKYFHDEMTVSGKTLYEIAEMAVLRGRDIIASPDNPLHKEGGIAILKGNLAENGAVIKAAAVSEDMMRFEGTAKVYDSEKEALNAILDGKVEEGDVVVIRYMGPKGAPGMPEMLLPTAAISGLGLQKVALITDGRFSGATRGPCIGHVSPEAAVGGNIALVEDGDKISIDIPARKLEVKLSDEELAERRAKWKPKEKELKGYLAKYAKLVRGAEEGAALL from the coding sequence ATGAGAAGTGATGAGGTTAAGAAAGGCATCGACAGAGTCGCTCACAGGGCTCTTCTGAAGGCCCTCGGCGTTACTGACGATGAGATGGATAAGCCCTTCATTGGAGTTGCCAACGCCTACAACACCATCGTTCCCGGGCACATGACTCTCGACAAGCTCACTCAGGCTGTTAAGGAGGGGGTTTATGCTGCGGGAGGTGTGCCCTTCGAGTTCGGCATAATAGGCATCTGTGACGGCATTGCCATGGGGCATGAGGGGATGTGCTTCTCCCTACCATCGAGAGAGCTTGTTGCGGACACAATTGAGGCGATGGTTGAGGCTCACCGCTTTGATGGGTTAGTTGTGGTTGCGAGCTGCGACAAAATCATTCCGGGAATGCTCATGGCGATGCTCCGCCTCAACATCCCCGCAATTGCCGTCACAGGTGGCCCAATGCCCTACGAGAGAGTAGGGGGAGAGAAAGTCTCCATAAAAGATGCCTTTGAGGCAGCGGGGATGTACAAGGCGGGAAAGCTCGATGACGCTGGCTTAAAGCTCTACGAGGACTACTGCGCCCCCTACTGCGGAAGCTGTCAGGGGCTTTACACGGCCAACAGTATGCAGATTCTCACCGAAACTCTTGGCCTAAGCCTGCCCTACTGCTCCACCTCTCCCTGCCCATCGTCGAGAAAGCTCAGAATAGCGAAGCAGAGCGGGAAGAGGGTAGTTGAGCTTGTTATGCAGAACATCAAACCCCTCGACTTCGTTAACGAGCGCTCCTTTGAGAACGCCATCACCATGGACATGCTGGTTGGGGGTTCAACCAACACAGTTCTCCATTTGCCCGCAATAGCCAAAGAGGCGGGAATAAGGCTGAGCCTCGACCTCTTCGACGAGATAAGCAGGAGAACTCCCCACATAGTCTCCATCGACCCTGCGAGCAAGGAGATGGTTGTTGATTTAGATGAGAGCGGTGGGGTGCCGATGCTGATAAAGAAGGCAAGGAAGTACTTCCACGATGAAATGACAGTGAGCGGAAAAACGCTCTACGAGATTGCGGAGATGGCCGTGCTGAGAGGGAGGGACATTATCGCCTCACCCGACAACCCGCTGCACAAAGAGGGAGGAATAGCCATTCTGAAAGGCAATCTGGCCGAAAATGGTGCCGTAATCAAGGCTGCTGCAGTGAGCGAGGACATGATGAGGTTTGAGGGAACTGCAAAGGTTTACGACAGCGAGAAGGAGGCTCTGAACGCCATACTTGATGGAAAGGTTGAGGAAGGGGATGTGGTGGTTATCAGGTATATGGGGCCTAAAGGAGCTCCGGGAATGCCTGAGATGCTCTTGCCAACAGCAGCAATCTCAGGGCTGGGATTGCAGAAGGTGGCTTTGATCACAGACGGAAGGTTTAGTGGAGCGACGAGGGGGCCGTGCATCGGCCACGTGTCGCCTGAGGCTGCTGTCGGTGGAAACATAGCTCTGGTTGAGGATGGAGATAAAATTTCCATAGACATCCCCGCAAGAAAGCTGGAAGTGAAGCTCAGCGATGAGGAGCTGGCAGAGAGGAGGGCCAAGTGGAAGCCTAAGGAGAAGGAGCTGAAGGGCTACTTGGCAAAGTATGCAAAGCTCGTGAGGGGGGCTGAGGAAGGTGCCGCCCTTCTTTGA
- a CDS encoding sulfite exporter TauE/SafE family protein: MTGFASLPVEFLITVFAMSFSIGFVAIIAGTGGGVLFTSCLWDLHQYIRTNKSNRTSFGDCWAIGPTINLIMLAPLKIATTTSAVVISIGDTAAIFPYFMSGSLLPIFAVPAVAGLMTGARFGSAVAVRVKAKYIRYTLTTILLFAGIKLIWVGLWMLEG, from the coding sequence GTGACGGGATTTGCATCATTACCAGTTGAGTTCCTTATAACTGTTTTTGCAATGTCCTTCAGCATAGGCTTTGTAGCTATTATTGCCGGTACGGGTGGTGGAGTTCTTTTTACTTCCTGTTTATGGGATTTACATCAATACATCCGGACAAATAAGAGCAACCGGACTTCTTTCGGCGATTGCTGGGCCATCGGCCCCACAATCAATCTGATAATGCTCGCACCGCTGAAAATTGCAACTACCACCAGCGCGGTGGTTATAAGCATCGGGGACACGGCAGCTATCTTCCCTTACTTCATGTCTGGCTCACTCCTTCCTATTTTTGCCGTTCCAGCAGTTGCAGGACTGATGACCGGGGCAAGATTTGGTTCGGCGGTGGCGGTTAGGGTGAAGGCCAAGTACATCAGATACACGCTGACCACAATTCTGCTGTTTGCGGGAATAAAGCTCATATGGGTGGGATTATGGATGCTCGAAGGTTAG
- a CDS encoding ABC transporter permease — MYLELAKRNLQRAKVRSLLAVIGILIGVMAVSAIGIFGESLKAAVLQNFEDVANELIVSPNFQEGYKYLDEKDISRIKKLPNVAEAIPIKSDSLLVESKKKKSYAVVYAMDEKDVEDMFKAEKGSIRLKSSCVVGKRLAEFADIRVNSKITIAGREFRVAAILEDTGARFDINPNSAIILSPEDFEKVSDVGYTMLIVKAESLEKVDDVKKEIEEKINSRDEKVVVFDLKIILERINEAFSQINTFLMAIASVSLLVAGVSILNIMLMSTIERTKEIGIMRAIGAYRSTILRIFLMEALILGLIGSAIGSVLSIAGGYAIDLMILQDASYVFRLSTLLYISLGFSIGVMVSVLSGLYPAWKASRLEPIEALRYE; from the coding sequence ATGTATCTTGAGCTTGCGAAGAGAAACCTGCAGAGAGCAAAGGTGAGAAGCCTTCTTGCTGTTATCGGAATACTGATAGGAGTCATGGCAGTCTCTGCCATCGGAATCTTCGGGGAGAGCCTGAAGGCAGCGGTTCTGCAAAATTTTGAGGATGTGGCGAATGAGCTTATAGTTAGCCCTAACTTTCAGGAGGGATACAAGTACCTGGACGAGAAGGACATTAGCAGAATTAAGAAGCTCCCGAACGTTGCGGAGGCGATACCAATTAAGTCTGACTCGCTGCTGGTCGAGTCAAAGAAAAAGAAATCCTACGCTGTGGTTTATGCCATGGACGAGAAGGATGTAGAGGACATGTTCAAGGCGGAAAAGGGCTCAATAAGGTTAAAGAGTAGCTGTGTTGTCGGCAAAAGGCTCGCGGAGTTCGCTGATATTCGCGTAAACTCAAAAATAACCATTGCGGGCAGGGAGTTCAGAGTAGCGGCAATACTTGAAGACACCGGAGCGAGGTTCGACATAAACCCTAACTCAGCGATAATCCTCTCTCCTGAGGACTTCGAGAAAGTGAGTGACGTTGGCTACACGATGCTGATTGTGAAGGCGGAGAGTTTGGAGAAGGTCGATGACGTAAAGAAGGAGATAGAGGAGAAGATAAACAGCAGGGATGAAAAAGTAGTTGTTTTCGACCTCAAAATAATTCTCGAGAGGATAAATGAGGCCTTCTCGCAGATAAACACGTTTCTGATGGCAATAGCGTCGGTTTCCCTGCTTGTTGCCGGAGTCAGCATTCTGAACATCATGCTGATGTCTACGATTGAGAGAACAAAGGAAATTGGCATCATGAGGGCTATAGGGGCTTACAGGTCAACGATTTTAAGAATATTCCTGATGGAGGCTCTGATTCTCGGGCTGATAGGAAGCGCAATAGGGAGCGTTTTGAGCATTGCCGGAGGGTATGCAATAGACCTGATGATACTCCAGGATGCGAGCTACGTCTTCAGGCTCTCAACTCTACTCTACATCTCTCTCGGCTTTTCGATAGGAGTTATGGTTTCTGTGCTAAGCGGCCTCTACCCTGCGTGGAAGGCATCTCGCTTAGAGCCTATCGAGGCCTTGAGGTACGAGTGA
- a CDS encoding ABC transporter ATP-binding protein codes for MKVVELRNVYKIYRTEYYEVRALDGVSMDVEEGEFVVIMGPSGSGKSTLLNLIGCLDKPTEGEVLINGVETSSLNDNRLTELRRDTIGFIFQTYNLIPTLTALENVELPMIFKGVGRREREERAKELLKNVGLEKEMNRKPNEMSGGQQQRVAIARALANNPKILLCDEPTGNLDTKSGEQVMEIIRHQNEVLGVTVILVTHDPSLAKYGDRVIRLRDGKIESVENVS; via the coding sequence ATGAAGGTCGTAGAGCTGAGGAATGTTTACAAAATTTACAGAACGGAGTATTATGAAGTGAGGGCTCTTGACGGAGTGAGCATGGATGTTGAGGAGGGAGAGTTCGTCGTGATCATGGGGCCCTCGGGAAGCGGAAAGTCAACTCTTCTCAATCTTATCGGCTGTCTCGACAAGCCGACTGAGGGAGAGGTGCTGATTAACGGGGTTGAAACGTCCAGTTTGAACGACAACCGGCTCACGGAGCTTAGAAGGGACACAATCGGTTTCATCTTCCAGACCTATAACCTCATTCCGACTTTGACCGCTCTTGAGAACGTGGAGCTTCCGATGATATTCAAGGGCGTGGGGAGAAGGGAGAGGGAGGAAAGGGCGAAGGAGCTTCTGAAAAACGTCGGGCTTGAGAAGGAGATGAACCGCAAGCCCAACGAGATGAGCGGAGGGCAGCAGCAGAGAGTTGCGATTGCAAGAGCTCTGGCGAACAACCCGAAAATTCTGCTTTGCGACGAGCCAACTGGAAATTTGGACACAAAATCTGGTGAGCAGGTCATGGAAATCATAAGACACCAGAACGAGGTGCTTGGAGTTACGGTGATTCTGGTTACTCACGACCCCTCGCTTGCGAAATACGGTGACAGAGTGATAAGGCTGAGGGATGGGAAAATAGAGAGTGTCGAAAATGTATCTTGA
- a CDS encoding COG1361 S-layer family protein, with the protein MQKVLLVLAVLLLAVEAVHAEGVSVSYQISPEILLPGDYADVTLTLTNPSASDVKVNSIVVSGAKAEPSAIYSVGTIPGGGSYSITFSVKAEKVGRENLEVKIATEYRVDEKNTTTQTITQNILLLVDDNFPSLTVASPVYRGVVNEVSFYVSSPVELKDVRVEALFDAIPKTVYLGDFVGGKEGKIKFIPDSNRLKFKISFYNGRNYHEIEKEVVVKLLTPQNVVLNVTFPYKSLFIGDAVTIPLEITNLRSDAIYDITVSAESSLGSFSSPVSIAKLDSGEGKALSFKFSPSKAGDGEAVFRVYYKDELGNGLSVERNFTITVLDSYAVMLTNVNVVREKLKYSVSGDVSNNGRSEVYNAYAVAECGDFRADYFMGNIDPSDFQSFELPVECNGSVKVTVQWSNEIGETFAISKTVELKGKSLAEVEENPMPTYVSIAVAIVILAIVGFVIYRQIRK; encoded by the coding sequence ATGCAAAAAGTTCTGTTGGTCTTAGCGGTCCTCCTGCTTGCTGTTGAGGCAGTCCACGCAGAGGGCGTTTCGGTAAGCTACCAGATATCTCCTGAAATTCTCCTCCCCGGCGATTACGCAGACGTGACGCTCACTCTGACAAATCCCTCCGCTTCTGATGTGAAGGTTAACTCCATTGTGGTTTCGGGAGCGAAGGCCGAGCCGTCGGCAATCTACTCTGTAGGCACAATACCGGGTGGAGGGAGCTACTCCATAACCTTCTCGGTTAAGGCAGAAAAGGTCGGGAGAGAGAACCTTGAGGTTAAAATAGCTACTGAATACAGAGTTGATGAAAAAAACACCACTACCCAGACTATCACACAAAACATACTTCTTCTAGTTGATGACAACTTCCCCTCTCTAACGGTCGCCTCTCCGGTTTACAGAGGGGTTGTGAACGAGGTCAGCTTTTACGTTTCCTCACCGGTGGAGCTTAAAGACGTGAGGGTTGAGGCCCTCTTCGATGCTATACCTAAGACCGTCTATCTCGGAGATTTCGTTGGCGGAAAGGAGGGGAAAATCAAGTTCATTCCGGATTCTAACAGGCTGAAATTCAAAATTTCATTCTACAACGGCAGAAACTACCATGAAATTGAGAAAGAGGTGGTGGTGAAGCTTTTAACTCCGCAAAATGTCGTGTTAAATGTAACATTTCCGTACAAGTCCCTTTTCATCGGAGATGCGGTAACAATTCCCCTTGAAATCACAAATCTGAGGAGCGATGCGATTTACGACATCACAGTATCCGCGGAATCATCTCTCGGAAGCTTTTCGAGTCCGGTGAGCATAGCAAAGCTTGATAGTGGTGAGGGGAAGGCTTTGAGCTTTAAATTCAGCCCCTCAAAGGCTGGTGACGGAGAGGCTGTTTTCAGAGTTTACTACAAGGATGAGCTTGGAAATGGGCTGAGTGTGGAGAGAAATTTCACAATTACGGTTCTCGACAGCTATGCCGTAATGCTCACCAACGTCAATGTGGTGAGGGAGAAGCTGAAGTACAGCGTTTCAGGGGATGTCAGCAACAACGGGAGGAGTGAGGTTTACAACGCCTATGCGGTTGCCGAGTGCGGCGACTTCAGAGCTGACTACTTCATGGGCAACATCGACCCATCAGACTTCCAGAGCTTTGAGCTGCCGGTAGAGTGCAACGGTAGTGTTAAGGTTACCGTGCAGTGGTCGAACGAAATAGGGGAGACCTTTGCAATATCCAAAACCGTTGAGCTCAAAGGAAAAAGCCTGGCTGAGGTTGAGGAAAATCCTATGCCGACTTACGTCTCCATTGCGGTGGCAATTGTTATTCTGGCAATAGTGGGCTTTGTGATTTACAGGCAGATTAGAAAATGA